One segment of Actinomyces sp. 432 DNA contains the following:
- a CDS encoding helix-turn-helix domain-containing protein, producing MSETSEHNHTDPLLSAAEVVQEFPDSGLTRNTLWRWARSGLLECVRYPSGRVRFRKSAIEALLRPSVASPDDSASMPPSADSPPPGQPVLSWPSPARTDHATASAGSTSSELPGQDKLPW from the coding sequence ATGAGTGAAACGTCAGAGCACAACCACACCGATCCGTTGCTATCAGCAGCTGAAGTTGTGCAGGAGTTCCCAGACTCAGGACTGACGCGCAACACGCTGTGGCGGTGGGCGCGCAGCGGACTCCTCGAGTGCGTGCGCTACCCGTCCGGCCGAGTGCGCTTCCGGAAGTCCGCCATTGAGGCGTTGCTGCGGCCGTCTGTCGCCTCGCCGGATGACTCGGCGTCGATGCCGCCGTCGGCTGATAGCCCGCCGCCGGGGCAGCCGGTGTTGTCGTGGCCGTCGCCAGCACGGACCGACCATGCGACCGCGTCGGCGGGCTCTACATCGTCTGAGCTTCCGGGGCAGGACAAGCTACCGTGGTGA
- a CDS encoding RNA degradosome polyphosphate kinase, protein MTTPDPDATPSTTSAPLASFLGGWARAQARHAAAPGPASMLSGEGSAPTSPSAASADGSGAGLSDQEIIEDHVIESADPRDFADDAGPQYEDEDFDEQVSDVGDARSASGGIAQVSPPGANDQTGFLDSDDAEGEPGPEPTAVAPLAADGDSGSPGVASADSAAGTEADPESELPPLDSFTDRFADRELTWLDFNQRVLEQAEDQELQLLERAWFAAIFSSNLDEFYMVRVAGLMRRIKAGITPVRASGLDAHQVVAAITERAKELTARQAALFQEDIRPKLAEHNIEILDWDQLSPEQAEKITRYFRHQIFPVLTPLAVDPSHPFPYISGLSLNLAVLLRNPRSGKEHFARVKVPQSLPRLITVPGRELDPKNKQAGTAFIPIEIVIAQHLDHLFPGMDILEHHLFRVTRNENLEVEEDDAENLLKAMEKELERRRFGASVRLEVEDTISPFVRRYLVRALNLHDDDVFELPAPLDLTSLNQLHDLDIPELKYPRFVPVTAAGLAPQESSTPGDIFAAMREHDVLLHHPYDSFSTSVQEFISQAAADPKVLAIKQTLYRTSGDSPIVDALIEAAEAGKQVVAIVEIKARFDEENNISWARKLERAGVHVVYGMVGLKTHCKLLLVVRQESDGLRRYCHVGTGNYHPKTARGYEDLGLLTCDRDVAQDLTTLFNQLSGYAPRARFRRLLVAPRTVRDGLIERIDREIANKRAGKPAWIRIKVNSIIDEACIDALYRASRAGVAVDIVVRGICGLRADVPGLSDNIRVRSILGRYLEHSRIYAFCNDGDTDLFIGSADLMHRNLDRRVEALVRITDPVMIGQLEWLVTHAASDDVSSWWLEPDGTWTRHTHDAEGNRLEDIQTTLMTWARSRLRGAH, encoded by the coding sequence ATGACGACGCCAGACCCCGATGCGACCCCCTCCACGACCTCAGCGCCTCTGGCCTCCTTCCTCGGCGGATGGGCCCGCGCGCAGGCGCGGCACGCCGCCGCACCGGGGCCTGCGTCGATGCTTTCAGGAGAGGGCAGCGCCCCGACGAGTCCCTCGGCCGCATCCGCCGACGGCTCCGGCGCCGGGCTCAGCGACCAGGAGATCATTGAGGACCACGTCATCGAGTCCGCCGATCCGCGCGACTTCGCCGACGATGCCGGACCCCAGTACGAGGACGAGGACTTCGACGAGCAGGTTTCCGACGTCGGGGATGCGCGCTCCGCGTCTGGTGGCATCGCGCAGGTCTCACCCCCCGGCGCCAACGACCAGACGGGTTTCCTGGACTCCGACGACGCCGAGGGCGAGCCCGGCCCGGAGCCGACCGCCGTCGCCCCACTCGCCGCGGACGGCGATTCCGGCTCTCCCGGCGTTGCGTCGGCCGACTCAGCGGCGGGCACAGAGGCCGACCCGGAGTCAGAGCTGCCACCCCTGGATTCGTTCACCGATCGCTTCGCCGACCGGGAACTGACGTGGCTGGACTTCAACCAGCGGGTACTGGAACAGGCCGAGGACCAGGAGCTGCAACTGCTGGAGCGCGCCTGGTTCGCGGCGATCTTCTCCTCCAACCTTGACGAGTTCTACATGGTGCGGGTGGCCGGGCTGATGCGCCGCATCAAGGCCGGCATCACGCCGGTGCGTGCCTCCGGCCTGGACGCCCACCAAGTGGTTGCGGCCATCACCGAGCGTGCTAAGGAGCTCACGGCCCGGCAGGCGGCCCTTTTCCAGGAGGACATCCGCCCAAAGCTCGCTGAGCACAACATTGAGATCCTCGACTGGGACCAGCTGAGCCCGGAGCAGGCGGAGAAGATAACCCGCTACTTCCGCCACCAGATCTTCCCGGTGCTTACGCCACTGGCGGTGGATCCCTCCCACCCCTTCCCCTACATCTCCGGCCTGTCGCTGAACCTGGCGGTGCTGCTGCGCAACCCGCGCTCCGGCAAGGAGCACTTCGCCCGCGTCAAGGTGCCGCAGTCGCTGCCCCGCCTGATCACCGTGCCCGGGCGGGAGCTCGACCCCAAGAACAAGCAGGCGGGCACGGCCTTCATACCCATCGAGATTGTCATCGCCCAGCACCTGGATCACCTCTTCCCGGGGATGGACATCCTTGAGCACCACCTGTTCCGGGTGACCCGCAACGAGAACCTCGAGGTGGAGGAGGACGACGCCGAGAACCTCCTGAAGGCCATGGAGAAGGAGCTCGAGCGCCGCCGCTTCGGTGCGAGCGTGCGCCTGGAGGTGGAGGACACCATCAGTCCCTTCGTGCGCCGCTACCTGGTGCGTGCCCTGAACCTGCATGATGACGACGTCTTCGAGCTGCCGGCGCCGCTGGACCTGACCAGCCTCAACCAGCTGCACGACCTGGATATCCCAGAGCTGAAGTATCCGCGCTTCGTGCCGGTCACAGCGGCCGGCCTGGCCCCCCAGGAGTCCAGCACTCCCGGGGATATCTTCGCCGCCATGCGCGAGCACGACGTGCTGCTGCACCACCCTTACGACTCCTTCTCCACCTCAGTGCAGGAGTTCATCTCCCAGGCGGCAGCCGACCCCAAGGTTCTGGCAATCAAGCAGACCCTGTACCGCACCAGTGGGGACTCCCCGATCGTCGACGCCCTGATTGAGGCCGCCGAGGCTGGCAAGCAGGTGGTGGCGATCGTGGAGATCAAGGCCCGTTTTGACGAGGAGAACAACATCTCCTGGGCCCGCAAGCTTGAGCGCGCCGGGGTGCACGTCGTCTACGGCATGGTGGGGCTCAAGACCCACTGCAAGCTGCTGCTGGTGGTGCGCCAGGAGTCTGACGGGCTGCGCCGCTACTGCCACGTCGGTACCGGGAACTACCACCCCAAGACCGCTCGTGGGTACGAGGACCTGGGCCTGCTTACCTGCGACCGGGATGTGGCCCAGGACCTGACCACGCTGTTCAACCAGCTGTCCGGCTACGCCCCCCGCGCCCGCTTCCGCCGCCTGCTGGTGGCTCCCCGCACCGTGCGCGACGGGCTTATTGAGCGCATTGACCGGGAGATCGCCAACAAGCGGGCCGGCAAGCCCGCCTGGATCCGCATCAAGGTCAACTCAATCATTGATGAGGCCTGCATTGACGCCCTGTACCGGGCCAGCCGTGCCGGAGTCGCCGTCGACATCGTGGTGCGCGGCATCTGCGGCCTGCGGGCCGACGTGCCCGGGCTGAGTGATAACATCCGGGTTCGCTCGATCCTGGGCCGCTACCTGGAGCACTCCCGCATCTACGCCTTCTGCAACGACGGTGACACTGACCTGTTCATCGGCTCGGCGGACCTGATGCACCGTAACCTCGACCGGCGGGTGGAGGCGCTCGTGCGGATCACCGATCCCGTCATGATCGGTCAGCTGGAATGGTTGGTCACCCACGCGGCCAGCGACGACGTCTCCTCCTGGTGGCTGGAGCCGGACGGCACCTGGACTCGCCATACCCATGACGCCGAGGGCAACCGGCTCGAGGACATCCAGACGACGCTGATGACCTGGGCGCGCTCGCGGCTGCGGGGCGCCCACTGA
- a CDS encoding NUDIX hydrolase, whose protein sequence is MADKSNGKMTVRAAGALVWREENGHLEVLLVHRPSYNDWSFPKGKVEPGESVRTCAVREVAEETGLQVALGQPLDTVRYRLPDGSRKEVRYWAARELADDSPALRARTPVTPADAAEIDGVEWVRSKKARALLTHSADRDLLGSLVDLWEDGKLDTWTFVLVRHARAVKRSVWNRPKERDAEADEATRPLTKDQGEVRARALVPVLAAYGVAQVITSPWRRCYDTVAPYAQAAGADLAAEPALTEAAHALKPKAARKVVSKVLRRRDVPVAVCTHRPVLPTVMEAISDYAPGKLLRSVPDQDPWLKTGEIMVVHMARRPRGKIRAVAIEKQRPMLSEGR, encoded by the coding sequence ATGGCAGACAAGTCCAACGGGAAGATGACTGTCCGTGCTGCGGGTGCGCTCGTCTGGCGCGAGGAGAACGGGCATCTGGAGGTACTGCTGGTGCACCGCCCCAGCTACAACGACTGGTCCTTTCCCAAGGGCAAGGTGGAGCCGGGGGAGTCGGTGCGCACCTGCGCGGTGCGTGAGGTCGCGGAGGAGACTGGTCTTCAGGTTGCCCTGGGGCAGCCGCTGGACACGGTCCGCTACCGGCTGCCCGACGGCTCCCGCAAGGAGGTCCGGTACTGGGCTGCCCGCGAGCTTGCGGATGACTCCCCGGCGCTGCGCGCGCGTACGCCGGTGACTCCAGCCGACGCGGCGGAGATCGACGGCGTCGAGTGGGTCCGCTCGAAGAAGGCCCGCGCACTGCTCACCCATTCGGCCGACCGAGATCTACTGGGCTCCCTGGTGGACCTGTGGGAGGACGGCAAGCTGGATACGTGGACCTTTGTGCTGGTGCGGCATGCTCGTGCCGTCAAGCGTTCGGTGTGGAATCGCCCCAAGGAGCGGGACGCCGAGGCCGATGAGGCCACTCGTCCGCTGACTAAGGATCAGGGTGAGGTGCGTGCACGTGCGCTTGTGCCGGTGCTTGCCGCGTACGGTGTCGCCCAGGTGATCACCAGCCCATGGCGGCGCTGCTATGACACGGTCGCGCCGTACGCGCAGGCGGCGGGTGCTGACCTGGCTGCCGAGCCTGCGCTGACGGAGGCTGCGCATGCCCTCAAGCCGAAGGCGGCGCGCAAGGTGGTCTCCAAGGTACTGCGGCGTCGCGATGTTCCGGTCGCTGTGTGTACCCACCGCCCGGTGCTGCCCACGGTCATGGAGGCCATTTCCGACTACGCCCCCGGCAAGCTCCTAAGGTCGGTCCCGGATCAGGATCCGTGGCTCAAGACCGGGGAGATTATGGTGGTGCACATGGCGCGTAGGCCGCGTGGCAAGATTCGCGCCGTCGCGATTGAGAAGCAGCGTCCGATGCTGTCTGAGGGCCGCTGA
- a CDS encoding metallophosphoesterase has product MRAARTALLGGLTAGVGLLGYALIEARMPVLRRVDVPVLAAGEQPLRILHLADLHLTDRTEARVDWVRSLADTHPDVVVNTGDNLSFASGLEPLGRALEPFLHLPGAFVMGDHDYRTTVFKLPTRYLRRDPRAGDDPAQEAAIEGLPWQEVRDLQAAGGWADLTNARGTITVGARRIEAVGVDDPHVNRDAFPAPAPAPDAAAVRDFAGRPLRLGLAHAPYRRVLDAMTADGVGLTFAGHTHGGQLCLPWYGALVTNCDLDRGRASGLSSWPGARPGASGGDRMFLHVSAGLGTSPYTPVRVACRPEATLLTLRPAA; this is encoded by the coding sequence ATGCGCGCTGCCCGCACCGCCCTGCTAGGCGGTCTGACTGCCGGCGTCGGCCTGCTCGGATATGCCCTGATCGAGGCGCGCATGCCGGTGCTGCGCCGCGTGGACGTGCCCGTACTGGCAGCAGGAGAGCAGCCGCTCAGGATCCTGCACCTGGCAGACCTGCACCTGACCGACCGCACCGAGGCGCGCGTCGACTGGGTGCGGAGCCTGGCGGACACCCACCCCGACGTCGTCGTCAACACCGGCGACAACCTCTCCTTCGCCAGCGGGCTGGAGCCACTGGGGCGCGCCTTGGAGCCCTTCCTGCACCTGCCCGGGGCCTTCGTCATGGGAGATCACGACTACCGCACCACGGTGTTCAAGCTGCCCACCCGCTACCTGCGCCGGGACCCGCGCGCTGGGGATGATCCTGCACAGGAGGCCGCCATTGAGGGGCTCCCCTGGCAGGAAGTGCGCGACCTGCAGGCGGCAGGCGGCTGGGCCGACCTGACCAATGCGCGCGGCACGATCACTGTAGGCGCGCGTCGTATTGAAGCGGTGGGGGTCGACGATCCGCACGTGAACCGGGACGCCTTCCCCGCCCCTGCACCGGCACCCGACGCCGCCGCTGTACGCGACTTCGCCGGTCGGCCACTGCGGCTGGGGCTGGCGCATGCGCCTTACCGGCGCGTGCTGGACGCGATGACGGCCGACGGGGTCGGGCTTACCTTCGCCGGTCACACGCACGGCGGCCAGTTGTGCCTGCCCTGGTACGGGGCCCTGGTGACGAACTGCGATCTCGACCGGGGCCGTGCGTCGGGCCTGTCCTCCTGGCCGGGAGCGCGCCCCGGAGCCAGCGGCGGTGACCGCATGTTCCTGCATGTTTCCGCCGGACTGGGCACGAGCCCGTACACCCCGGTACGTGTGGCTTGCCGCCCGGAGGCCACCCTGCTCACGCTGCGCCCGGCGGCCTGA
- a CDS encoding transglycosylase domain-containing protein has protein sequence MSKSSSRGRSLSSPAQVVAMLLVFLLLSGAGGVLAAGFAMPAVGVASAITKASAQMFDELPDDFNILEPSQVSVIKASDGSQITQFYAENRIVVSLDDISPNMSNAIVAVEDQRFYQHKGVDPAGIVRAVVSNASGGSQGASTLTQQYVRNILIEAGLQSDDDAAIAAAKAPTVARKLREIKYALTVEQKYSKQQILEGYLNIASFGPSTYGVEASARHYFSHSAKDLSIPEAALLAGLTNAPGMYDPVQYPDKAKSRMDWVLEKMYEEEFITAEEYQAGLDTQVADLLKVTDSVGGCGAAGSAAYFCEYVVGEIENSDIFGATETERRQLLLRGGLEITTTLDTAKQEAADAAVQAYVPTGDPSDVKTALVSIEPGTGRILAMSQNTNYGDTTGSDPTATQISYSADYLHGGMESNGFQPGSAFKTFALAQWYQEGRSGYAVTNTTPRTFGSYEWNISCDPDLHPEPWTPKNANPGENGRHSVVDNTALSINVGYAEMLVQMDVCSVTQLAADMGVTKANGDPVDPYPSVVLGGTEATPLAMANAYATFAAHGVYCTPIAIDSITDADGNEMSTPSAGCKQVITATAADQVTITLQSVLASKGTGTAAALSGRPTAGKTGTTDEMDNAWFIGYTPQLATAIWAGHSDRYYAMNHQYIGGRYYATMYGADLPAPMFKMYMEAALAGEPVEGFNQVSLGSGAPSASSGSSDDSAQTRQTSGSGQQSQHQNGGDDSRDNSDDESDDED, from the coding sequence ATGTCGAAGTCATCCTCCCGCGGCAGGTCGCTGTCCTCCCCCGCCCAGGTCGTGGCGATGCTGCTGGTGTTCCTGCTCCTGTCTGGCGCGGGCGGTGTGCTCGCCGCGGGCTTCGCCATGCCGGCGGTCGGGGTTGCCTCCGCGATCACCAAGGCCTCGGCCCAGATGTTCGATGAGCTCCCCGATGACTTCAACATCCTCGAGCCCAGCCAGGTCTCGGTGATCAAGGCCTCCGACGGCAGCCAGATCACGCAGTTCTACGCTGAGAACCGCATCGTCGTCTCCCTGGATGACATCTCCCCGAATATGAGCAACGCCATCGTGGCCGTGGAGGACCAGCGCTTCTACCAGCACAAGGGCGTCGACCCTGCGGGCATCGTCCGCGCCGTCGTCTCCAATGCCAGCGGCGGCTCCCAGGGCGCCTCTACCCTCACCCAGCAGTACGTCCGCAATATCCTCATTGAGGCGGGCCTGCAGAGTGACGACGACGCCGCGATCGCAGCCGCCAAGGCACCGACCGTGGCCCGCAAGCTCCGCGAGATCAAGTACGCCCTCACCGTCGAGCAGAAGTACTCCAAGCAGCAGATCCTCGAGGGCTACCTAAACATCGCCTCATTCGGCCCCTCCACCTACGGCGTGGAGGCTTCCGCACGGCACTACTTCTCCCACTCGGCCAAGGACTTGTCGATCCCCGAGGCCGCGCTGCTGGCAGGCCTGACCAACGCCCCCGGCATGTACGACCCCGTCCAGTACCCGGACAAGGCGAAGTCCCGCATGGACTGGGTGCTGGAGAAGATGTACGAGGAGGAGTTCATCACAGCCGAGGAGTACCAGGCCGGGCTGGACACCCAGGTCGCGGACCTGCTGAAGGTTACCGATTCGGTGGGCGGCTGCGGGGCCGCCGGCTCGGCCGCCTACTTCTGCGAGTACGTGGTGGGCGAGATCGAGAACTCCGACATCTTCGGCGCCACCGAGACCGAGCGGCGCCAGCTGCTGCTGCGCGGCGGGCTGGAGATCACCACCACGCTGGACACCGCCAAGCAGGAGGCCGCGGACGCCGCGGTGCAGGCCTACGTGCCCACCGGTGACCCGTCGGACGTCAAGACGGCACTGGTATCGATCGAGCCCGGCACCGGCCGGATCCTGGCCATGTCCCAGAACACCAACTACGGCGACACCACCGGCTCCGACCCCACCGCCACCCAGATCTCCTACTCGGCGGACTACCTGCACGGCGGCATGGAGTCCAACGGCTTCCAGCCGGGATCTGCCTTCAAGACCTTCGCCCTGGCCCAGTGGTACCAGGAGGGGCGCTCCGGGTACGCAGTCACCAACACCACGCCGCGTACCTTCGGCTCCTACGAGTGGAACATCTCCTGCGACCCTGACCTCCACCCCGAGCCCTGGACGCCGAAGAACGCCAACCCGGGCGAGAACGGCCGCCACTCAGTGGTGGACAACACGGCCCTGTCCATCAACGTCGGCTACGCGGAAATGCTGGTGCAGATGGATGTGTGCTCCGTAACCCAGCTGGCGGCCGATATGGGCGTGACCAAGGCCAACGGGGACCCGGTGGACCCCTACCCGTCGGTGGTGCTCGGTGGCACTGAGGCCACCCCGCTGGCCATGGCCAACGCCTACGCGACCTTCGCCGCTCACGGCGTGTACTGCACGCCCATTGCTATCGACTCCATCACCGACGCCGACGGCAACGAGATGAGCACGCCGTCGGCCGGCTGCAAGCAGGTCATAACCGCCACCGCTGCGGACCAGGTGACCATCACCCTTCAGTCAGTGCTGGCCAGCAAGGGTACCGGCACGGCCGCAGCGCTGAGCGGGCGCCCCACGGCCGGGAAGACCGGCACCACCGACGAAATGGACAACGCCTGGTTCATCGGCTACACCCCGCAGCTGGCAACCGCTATCTGGGCCGGGCACTCCGACCGCTACTACGCGATGAACCACCAGTACATCGGCGGGCGCTACTACGCCACCATGTACGGAGCCGACCTGCCCGCGCCCATGTTCAAGATGTACATGGAGGCGGCCCTGGCCGGCGAGCCGGTTGAGGGCTTCAACCAGGTGAGCCTCGGCTCCGGCGCACCGAGCGCATCCAGCGGCAGCTCCGATGATTCCGCGCAGACACGGCAGACCTCGGGCAGCGGCCAGCAGAGTCAGCACCAGAACGGCGGAGACGACTCGCGGGACAACTCGGACGACGAGTCCGACGATGAGGACTGA
- a CDS encoding WhiB family transcriptional regulator: MTSDQTWAARAACASVPPDRLFGKGAEQRDARSLCFTCPVRMECLAEALDSELSFGVWGGLTERERRALLRRFPEVTDWSEWLRREDDELVAEIHARRAPRILARVR; encoded by the coding sequence ATGACGAGCGACCAGACCTGGGCGGCACGCGCGGCATGTGCAAGTGTTCCACCTGACCGGCTCTTCGGAAAAGGGGCCGAGCAGCGCGACGCCCGTTCGCTGTGCTTCACCTGCCCGGTGCGCATGGAGTGCCTGGCGGAGGCGCTGGACTCCGAGCTCAGCTTCGGCGTGTGGGGCGGGCTGACCGAGCGTGAGCGCCGCGCGCTACTGCGGCGGTTCCCCGAGGTCACCGACTGGAGTGAATGGCTGCGCCGCGAGGATGACGAGCTCGTTGCGGAGATCCACGCGCGGCGGGCGCCCCGCATCCTGGCGCGCGTGCGCTGA